The Aspergillus fumigatus Af293 chromosome 5, whole genome shotgun sequence nucleotide sequence TTGGTCGTGCCTCGTTGATGGAAGTTGCGACCAGTAGGACAGGAAGTACATAGGGCTGATTGGCCCTGGTGGCCACAGTAAGCTGATACTGAGACATTGCGGCCCTCAAAATCCGCCTCGAGTGAAATCGACCTGCGAGAGCGTAACAAGTGGGCTGTTGAATTCCCCGAAAATTGAATAGTACAGAGGGGCATCTGACTCAAAAGGGACTCCGCCGGCGTTACGTTTCTCCTGCCCGCATCACTGAGAGAGAGCTTTCGGAGAAGAAAACATCTCCGTCTCCCAGGAGTTAGTCTGAAAGCTCGCATCAATCCACTCTTCAAACCATGTCCTCCTTCGGCTCGATCCTGCCGTCGGCGGCAAGGAGCATTCTCTCAACATGTCAATTGCCTCTTCGACAAAGAACAATGGCGCCTTTGCTTTCGAGCTTTCACCAACAGGTCCGAGGAGCCAAGAGCAATGCTCAGGCCCGAAATAAAAAGgccaaggcgaagagcaagaaggagaagaagggtcCCCGGGAATTCAAGCAGAAAGACCTCAAAGATGTTGAGCAATTCTCGCTCTGCGATGCCATAAGGTAGATGTTGCCTGGGCTGAGGCACTTCACTCGCATTTCTCACTAATCTCTGGTTATTCTACTGTAGATATCTCCGCGCTTTCGAAGTTGGTCGCGAACCGACTGTCTCCAAATACGAAATCCATATTCGTTTGAAAACAAAGCGTGACGGGCCAGTCATCCGTAACATGCTCCGATTCCCTCACTCCGTCCAGACCGAATCACGAATCTGTGTCGTGTGCCCTCCTGGAACAAGACACGAGAAGGAAGCTCGCGCCGCTGGAGCTGTTCTGGTAGGTGAACAGGACGTATTCGATGCTGTCAAGGCAGGCAAGATTGAGTTTGATCGTCTCATCTGTCATCCCGACAGTTTGGACGCCTTGAACAAAGCCGGGTTGGGCCGGATTCTTGGTCCCAGAGGCTTGATGCCGAGTATCAAAACAGGTACTGTGGTTGAAGATGTCGCCGCTAGAGTTGAGATGCTTCGTGGTGGTACGGTATACAGAGAGCGTGATGCCGTTATTCGACTACCGATTGGGCAATTGGCATTCTCCCCCGAACAATTGAGAGACAACCTGCGCGCGACGATTGAACAGGTGAAGAAGGACGCGGCCAGCCTCAACGATCGTATCGTGAAGGAGATCTATGAAGTTGTAAGTTGATACTTCATATTAGCGATTATGAGCTTAGGGCTAACCAACACCAGGTTCTGAGCTCGACGAACGGACCCGGCTTCAGTCTAAATGGAGAGTTCAAGTCCGACAATTCCCCTGACACCGCTTCATTGACCGGCTTGTAACATATGTGATTTCCTTGGTCCATTATTCTTGGGTTTATATTGTACAGATCATGTTATTCTTTGGGAACAGCACGGTGCATAATGGTGTTTTCTGAGAACATATATTTCTAGAAGCTCATGCCTGATCCTGAACGCCTCTGCTATGCAAAATGAAGCTTGCGCAATGCACAAGGGTAAAGCTTATATCTTCAGGTTCTTCAATGCGGTTACTGCACTGGTATCCTCGCCCATTAGTTTGTAGAGTCGCAATACGGCCATCGTTTTCGTATCCCGCTTCGCCCCAGCATGACTGCCTTGCTCAAGTGCTGTTTTCAGGTCCACGAGCACCGTGGCCCTGATTTTCGCTAACCGGGGTCGTTGGTTAAGTAAGAATGGATGGTCACCACCAATCCGTGAAGCCAGTCGGGTGAGGTAGACGTATTTCTGTATGTGATTTTCCAGTCTCCGCAGAGACACTAGCGGAGCTGCAGACGAGCCAGTGGGCaggtcctcttcatcactttcCTCACTCTCGCTGTCCAGCAGGTCCGAGTCCGTGTCGAGTCCCTCGGCCGATTCGCGTTGGTGCTGGGTCGGTGCATCACCAATCATCAATCGTTTCTCCAGGTCCTCAACACGCTCTGCGAAGTCTAATAGGGCCCGAGCAATGTTCGCATGCCCTGTCAGTCGCCTCTTTTCATTCAGGAGTTTTTCCATGTCGCTTTGCCTCGCTTCCACCTTATCCCGTATAGCTTGAACCTCCCTCTGAAATGACAAAAGCCCAACCCGAACCTGCTCGACCTTCTCTTCGCCCCCCTGCAATGCGCTGCCAAGAGATAAGAAATCACCATAATTTTCATTGACTAGATCTAGCAACTCCCGACTGAGCGCTTGGTCCAGATTCCGCAGTTCTTGTCGGAGGTCTTCGAGGCTCTGGTGCCGATTGGTCAAGGACGAGAGGTAGTCTGCGGGGTTAAAGTCGGGGGCGAGAAATGATGCTCGAGTGAGAGGCtcagggaatggcaggtCGGAGGTATCATCGTCAAGATCAGAGGCTGACTCCTCGGGGTCGCCAAACTATAAGCATGAACTGTCAGTGCCTTGGACGGGCGAGCCAATGGGGTATATACACGGAGTGTTTGCATACACGAAACCTGTTCATTTGGAATGAGAGGGACACTCGAGCAGATTAATGGTGATTGAGTATGCAGACAGGGATAAAGTCTTGAGAACAATGACTGGAAACATAGCCGGTTGGTTCGTCAAGAACTCATGTCATGATGTTTGTGAGTTGGTAGGTTGTAGCAGTAACGACCCGTCCGCATAACTGCCCCCTCGGCTGGTTTGTTCCGTCCGGTAATAATAGATGGATCAGTGTACCACGAGTAATGGCTGTCGTTGTCGCATGCCAACGCATTGTCTTACTACATCTGTCGTTTTTCGAAATCCCACTAATTGGAGCAAAGTGGCATCTGAAGGAGCTACCATTACCTGGAAATTTCCCACGCTGGAGTCTACCGAGTCTCTCAGATGCATGCCAACATGGATGGCACTCTTTCTCATGTGCCAATGCAGGTTTGATCATCTGGGCAAGAACCTCGATCGTAGATACGTGTCCCGTCTCGTTCATGCTGTGATTTGACAGCTGCTTGACTCCCTGTTACTGTTGGAGGATCAGCCGCAGCTATGAATCATCATGAGGGCGGGGTTTTTCTGGTGGACGTATTCCCTCCGCGTCTTCCTGCATCACAGCTGCGACGAGTACACTTGGATAGAAACGTCCTTGACTGATGGGATGATTTTGACAACAAACCAGAAATCGAGACTTTCTTCATATTTTATGTGGACCCTGGTTTGTTGATAATGGATTATAGGTCGGACAGGCTGTCATCCCACCACGGAGTC carries:
- a CDS encoding mitochondrial 54S ribosomal protein uL1m — its product is MSSFGSILPSAARSILSTCQLPLRQRTMAPLLSSFHQQVRGAKSNAQARNKKAKAKSKKEKKGPREFKQKDLKDVEQFSLCDAIRYLRAFEVGREPTVSKYEIHIRLKTKRDGPVIRNMLRFPHSVQTESRICVVCPPGTRHEKEARAAGAVLVGEQDVFDAVKAGKIEFDRLICHPDSLDALNKAGLGRILGPRGLMPSIKTGTVVEDVAARVEMLRGGTVYRERDAVIRLPIGQLAFSPEQLRDNLRATIEQVKKDAASLNDRIVKEIYEVVLSSTNGPGFSLNGEFKSDNSPDTASLTGL
- a CDS encoding COG2 family protein, with product MRKSAIHVGMHLRDSVDSSVGNFQVMVAPSDATLLQLVGFRKTTDVFGDPEESASDLDDDTSDLPFPEPLTRASFLAPDFNPADYLSSLTNRHQSLEDLRQELRNLDQALSRELLDLVNENYGDFLSLGSALQGGEEKVEQVRVGLLSFQREVQAIRDKVEARQSDMEKLLNEKRRLTGHANIARALLDFAERVEDLEKRLMIGDAPTQHQRESAEGLDTDSDLLDSESEESDEEDLPTGSSAAPLVSLRRLENHIQKYVYLTRLASRIGGDHPFLLNQRPRLAKIRATVLVDLKTALEQGSHAGAKRDTKTMAVLRLYKLMGEDTSAVTALKNLKI